The following proteins come from a genomic window of Flavobacteriaceae bacterium MAR_2010_188:
- a CDS encoding glycerate kinase: MKILIIPDSFKDSISSTEIITIFSKEFKSLDNEIEIFGCVASDGGEGFLDAVANSVDISEITINTVDPLNRQIKSKYLFQNDSKTAYVELAQASGLELLKIEERNPKLTSTKGTGIIIEDAIRRGAETVFIGLGGSATTDAGLGIVDQLGLQFFDIKGELLEPNGENLIKVQFIKGNYLFPNVKFVVVNDVNNPLFGPNGAAFIYAKQKGANEEDIIELDSGLRHISEIAKENGFKDSAEVAGAGAAGGAAFGLMTFCNAEFISGIEFIFKLSRVEDILKINKVDFIITGEGSLDSQSLQGKLISGVSGLGKRFKVPVIAICGRLALSQNEYKQHGIFYATTIADASVSKHESIKNAEKYLRTIPRKLLPIMKDY, from the coding sequence ATGAAGATTCTAATAATACCAGACAGTTTTAAGGATTCAATCAGTTCTACTGAAATAATTACAATATTCTCTAAGGAATTTAAATCTCTAGATAACGAAATCGAAATATTTGGCTGTGTTGCTTCGGACGGAGGGGAAGGTTTTCTGGATGCTGTTGCCAATAGTGTTGATATCAGTGAGATTACAATCAACACGGTTGACCCTTTGAATAGGCAGATTAAATCGAAGTATTTATTTCAAAATGACTCAAAAACGGCTTACGTAGAATTGGCTCAAGCTTCGGGTTTAGAACTATTGAAAATAGAAGAACGTAATCCGAAACTTACCAGTACCAAAGGAACTGGAATAATAATAGAAGATGCCATTCGTCGTGGTGCGGAAACAGTTTTTATTGGTCTGGGTGGAAGTGCAACGACCGACGCCGGGTTAGGAATTGTTGATCAATTAGGTCTTCAGTTTTTTGATATTAAAGGTGAACTATTAGAACCCAACGGAGAGAATTTGATTAAGGTCCAATTTATTAAAGGTAATTATCTCTTTCCAAATGTGAAATTTGTGGTTGTTAATGACGTCAATAATCCTTTATTCGGACCTAATGGCGCAGCATTTATTTATGCAAAACAGAAAGGCGCGAATGAGGAGGACATTATAGAACTTGATTCTGGTTTACGCCATATCTCCGAGATAGCAAAGGAAAATGGTTTTAAAGATTCTGCGGAAGTTGCGGGGGCAGGCGCTGCAGGAGGAGCCGCCTTTGGATTAATGACTTTTTGTAATGCCGAATTTATCTCAGGAATCGAATTTATCTTCAAGCTTAGTAGAGTAGAAGATATCTTGAAAATAAATAAAGTTGATTTTATTATTACAGGTGAAGGAAGTTTAGATAGCCAATCCCTTCAGGGGAAATTAATAAGCGGTGTCAGTGGTTTAGGAAAACGATTTAAGGTTCCTGTAATTGCTATATGTGGTAGGTTGGCATTAAGCCAAAATGAATATAAACAACATGGTATTTTTTATGCTACAACTATCGCTGATGCTTCTGTGAGTAAACATGAAAGCATTAAAAATGCAGAAAAATATCTTCGAACAATTCCGCGTAAATTACTTCCTATAATGAAGGATTATTGA
- a CDS encoding TonB-dependent Receptor Plug Domain — MSFTKISAFSFFFLLISFSLFSQKKHTLSGKVTDVMSNEQLIGVNIIVSSLKTGTTTNEYGFYSITLESGTYDFSVSYLGYQTIQRNIQLNKNTVIDFQLNEAAENLEEIIITEDVERLDIRKAQMSVNNLSVATIKQIPVVLGEADVIKSLILLPGVSNAGEGSSGFNVRGGAVDQNLILLDEATIFNSSHLFGFFSVFNPDAIKDVKLYKGSIPARYGGRVSSVLEIFQKEGNSREFKASGGIGLVASRLLLEGPIKKEKSSFLVGGRSSYAHLFLPLFDIDSKAYFYDVNAKLNFELDKNNSLYFSGYFGRDVFSINNSFINTYGNSVVNFRWNHLFSDKLFSNLSLIYSDYYYGLELDFVGFLWNSGIKNFNLKYDFKHYVNDKLQINYGLNNIYYSFNPGEIEPNSDESGILAEKLTKKYANETAVYIGAEQKINENLQLQYGLRVSNFARLGQDKFYNYENSQPVAFDPFSLTYQEAEPIDTLNTRGEVMKNFFNFEPRVAASYIFNDDNSIKASYTRLAQYLHLLSNTSSPTPLDVWTPSGPYVKPQLLNQYALGYFRNLKDGDYSLEIETYYKTVQNRIDYIDGANLIANNSIERVILNGKARSYGVELLLRKNEGKLQGWVAYTISKSEQQTPGRVPTFDNGRSNQETGINLGQWYNTPYDKTHDVALFGNYKLNEKWSFGSNFIFQTGRPVNYPVGQFEFEGITAPLFGLRNQQRLPTYHRFDISATLTPKKKETKKLQSEWVFSVYNIYNRRNAAAINFRRNDDTGNNEAIRTSIFGIVPAVTFNFKF; from the coding sequence ATGTCTTTTACAAAAATAAGTGCTTTTTCATTTTTCTTTCTGCTTATTTCTTTCTCTCTTTTTTCACAAAAAAAACATACACTTAGCGGAAAAGTCACTGATGTGATGAGCAATGAACAACTTATTGGAGTTAACATTATCGTTAGTTCATTAAAGACCGGTACAACCACCAATGAGTATGGTTTTTACTCGATAACACTAGAAAGCGGTACCTATGATTTTTCGGTTAGCTATCTAGGTTATCAAACGATACAACGTAACATTCAGCTTAATAAGAATACGGTTATCGATTTTCAACTTAATGAGGCCGCAGAAAACCTTGAAGAAATTATTATCACGGAAGATGTGGAACGGCTCGATATCAGAAAAGCACAGATGAGCGTCAATAATTTATCCGTTGCAACGATTAAACAAATTCCTGTTGTTCTTGGTGAAGCAGATGTTATAAAATCACTGATTCTTTTACCAGGGGTCTCTAACGCTGGTGAAGGCTCCTCTGGTTTCAATGTCCGTGGCGGTGCGGTAGACCAAAATCTTATTCTTTTGGATGAAGCAACGATTTTTAATTCGTCACATCTTTTTGGATTCTTCTCGGTTTTTAATCCAGATGCCATCAAGGATGTAAAGTTGTATAAAGGAAGTATTCCTGCCAGATATGGTGGCAGGGTTTCTTCTGTGCTAGAAATTTTTCAGAAAGAAGGAAATAGTCGTGAATTTAAAGCTAGTGGTGGCATTGGTCTGGTAGCCAGCCGACTGCTCCTGGAAGGACCGATTAAAAAAGAGAAATCCTCTTTTCTGGTAGGTGGTCGTTCGTCTTACGCCCACTTATTTCTCCCACTTTTCGATATTGACAGCAAAGCGTATTTCTATGACGTAAACGCCAAATTAAATTTTGAGCTAGATAAAAACAATAGTCTTTATTTTTCCGGATATTTTGGAAGGGATGTTTTTAGTATTAATAATAGCTTTATCAATACTTATGGAAATTCGGTAGTAAACTTTAGATGGAACCATCTGTTTAGCGATAAACTTTTCTCAAATCTTTCGTTGATATATTCCGATTATTACTACGGTCTAGAACTAGATTTCGTTGGTTTTCTGTGGAATTCTGGGATTAAAAATTTCAATCTTAAATACGATTTTAAGCATTATGTTAATGATAAGCTTCAAATTAATTATGGTCTTAATAATATATACTACAGTTTTAATCCTGGAGAAATTGAACCCAATTCTGATGAATCTGGAATCCTCGCAGAAAAACTGACGAAAAAGTATGCCAATGAAACAGCAGTTTACATTGGAGCCGAACAGAAAATAAATGAAAATTTACAGCTTCAATATGGACTTAGGGTTTCCAACTTTGCCCGTTTGGGTCAAGATAAATTCTACAATTATGAAAATTCACAACCTGTAGCTTTCGACCCTTTTTCGCTGACTTATCAAGAGGCAGAACCAATCGATACGTTAAATACACGTGGAGAAGTGATGAAGAATTTCTTCAATTTTGAACCAAGGGTAGCAGCATCTTATATTTTTAACGATGACAATTCAATTAAAGCAAGTTATACCAGGTTGGCGCAATACTTACATTTGCTGAGCAACACCAGCTCTCCTACTCCACTGGATGTTTGGACTCCAAGCGGACCATATGTTAAGCCACAACTCCTTAACCAATATGCGCTGGGATATTTCAGGAATTTGAAGGATGGCGATTATTCATTAGAAATTGAAACTTATTATAAGACTGTCCAAAATAGAATCGATTATATAGATGGTGCTAACCTTATTGCCAATAACTCAATTGAGCGGGTAATCCTAAACGGAAAAGCGCGTTCTTACGGAGTAGAACTTCTGTTAAGAAAGAATGAAGGTAAATTGCAGGGTTGGGTCGCTTACACAATTTCAAAATCTGAACAACAAACACCTGGTCGTGTACCAACATTCGATAATGGCCGCTCTAATCAAGAAACGGGAATTAATCTTGGGCAATGGTATAATACGCCCTATGATAAAACCCATGATGTTGCCCTGTTTGGTAACTACAAGCTTAATGAAAAATGGTCATTCGGAAGTAATTTTATATTTCAGACCGGAAGACCCGTTAATTATCCGGTTGGCCAATTTGAGTTTGAAGGCATAACCGCTCCGCTTTTTGGCCTAAGAAATCAACAGCGTTTGCCGACCTATCATAGGTTTGATATTTCTGCAACACTTACACCAAAGAAAAAAGAAACAAAAAAATTGCAGTCAGAATGGGTTTTTAGCGTTTATAATATCTATAACAGGAGAAACGCAGCCGCAATCAACTTTAGGAGAAATGACGACACCGGAAATAATGAAGCCATCAGGACTTCGATTTTTGGAATTGTCCCTGCAGTCACATTTAATTTTAAATTTTAA
- a CDS encoding two component transcriptional regulator, LytTR family: MINAILIDDELNALKNLKWEIEHFCPNIKIIDSFVDPVEAISAINYLKPDCVFLDIEMPEMDGFQLLNKLSYRNFDLIITTAYDNYAIKAFRAHAIDYLLKPIDSDDLKSAVSKITANKQKNVLGFELKKVLQSISPPTAHRKIGLPMAGRIVYKNPETIVYCKSDGNYSEVYFADGNVEVVTLKLKEVEELIEHSDFFRVHNSYLINIRHISEYVRTDGPYLIMSNKKDIPISRTKKNDLLQRLER, from the coding sequence ATGATAAATGCTATTTTAATAGATGACGAGCTAAATGCTCTAAAAAACCTTAAGTGGGAAATAGAGCATTTTTGCCCCAATATAAAGATCATAGATTCTTTCGTTGATCCAGTAGAAGCCATTTCTGCGATCAATTATCTAAAACCGGATTGTGTGTTTCTCGATATTGAAATGCCTGAAATGGATGGGTTTCAATTGTTGAACAAATTATCATATAGAAATTTCGATTTAATTATTACGACAGCATATGATAATTATGCGATTAAGGCCTTTAGGGCACATGCGATAGATTATCTTTTAAAGCCTATTGATTCTGATGACTTAAAGAGCGCCGTTTCTAAAATCACGGCTAACAAGCAAAAAAATGTCTTGGGTTTTGAATTAAAAAAAGTGTTACAAAGTATCTCCCCTCCCACAGCGCACAGAAAAATCGGGCTACCAATGGCAGGACGGATAGTTTATAAGAATCCTGAGACCATAGTCTATTGCAAATCCGATGGCAACTATTCTGAAGTATATTTCGCAGATGGGAATGTAGAGGTAGTTACCTTAAAATTAAAGGAAGTGGAAGAATTGATTGAACATTCTGATTTTTTTAGAGTCCACAATTCATATCTTATCAATATCCGTCATATTTCTGAATATGTAAGAACCGACGGTCCTTATTTAATTATGTCCAATAAAAAAGACATTCCCATATCAAGGACCAAAAAAAATGATTTGCTGCAAAGGCTGGAAAGATAA
- a CDS encoding N-acetylmuramic acid 6-phosphate etherase yields the protein MVIFDKPKILQLKFTKTTEQDSNYQHLDKMQVNELLQSINKEDKTVAFAVEKAIPQIEKLTEQVIDKLKNGGRLFYLGAGTSGRLGIVDASECPPTFGVPHSMVVGLIAGGDSAIRKAVEFAEDSTNQGFKDLQEQNISSKDVVIGIAASGTTPYVISALAKCNEHNIITGCITCNQNSPLSQVSRFPVEVVVGPEFVTGSSRMKAGTAQKMVLNMITTATMIRLGKVVDNKMVDMQLSNNKLVDRGVKMVMSSLNISEEEAQRLIGEYGGVRTAIENYAK from the coding sequence ATGGTTATTTTTGATAAACCTAAAATTCTTCAATTGAAATTTACCAAGACCACGGAGCAAGATTCCAATTATCAACATCTCGATAAAATGCAGGTGAATGAGTTATTGCAGAGCATCAACAAAGAAGATAAGACCGTAGCATTTGCAGTGGAGAAGGCTATCCCCCAAATTGAAAAATTAACGGAGCAAGTAATTGATAAGTTGAAAAATGGCGGTCGGCTCTTTTATTTAGGTGCAGGAACCAGCGGAAGATTAGGTATAGTAGATGCTTCAGAATGTCCGCCAACTTTTGGTGTACCACATTCTATGGTTGTTGGTCTTATAGCCGGCGGAGACAGCGCAATACGAAAAGCTGTAGAATTTGCGGAGGATTCGACCAATCAAGGTTTTAAGGATTTACAAGAACAAAATATATCGTCTAAGGACGTTGTAATAGGGATTGCTGCTTCTGGCACTACCCCATATGTCATTTCCGCACTAGCTAAATGCAATGAACATAACATTATTACTGGATGCATTACTTGTAACCAAAATAGTCCACTATCCCAAGTTTCTAGGTTTCCGGTAGAAGTTGTGGTGGGTCCAGAATTTGTCACGGGTAGCTCTAGGATGAAAGCCGGTACGGCTCAAAAAATGGTGCTTAATATGATTACTACCGCTACAATGATAAGACTGGGAAAAGTGGTGGACAATAAGATGGTCGATATGCAATTGAGCAATAACAAATTAGTTGACCGTGGAGTCAAAATGGTGATGAGCAGTTTGAACATTTCTGAAGAAGAAGCTCAAAGGCTAATTGGTGAATATGGAGGTGTAAGAACCGCAATAGAGAATTATGCAAAATAG
- a CDS encoding isocitrate dehydrogenase — translation MSNKSTIVYTKTDEAPALATHSFLPIVKAFTKSSGIDIVTKDISLAGRILAVFPDYLKDDQKVPNALEELGNLALQPEANIIKLPNISASMPQLSEAIKELQSKGFAIPDYPEQAKTEVEKEIKNRYDKVKGSAVNPVIREGNSDRRAPKAVKNYAKKHPHSMGAWSADSKTHVSTMEHGDFAHNEKSVTLDHETSIKILLCFDEAEQIVLKPIFPILKDEIIDAAVMEKEALLKFLDEQIQDAKDKDLLLSLHMKATMMKVSDPIIFGHAVKLYFKNLFKKYHETFARIGVDVNNGFGNLLSNLNEVSDEERKNIEADILKALDHGPDLAMVNSEKGITNLHVPSDVIIDASMPAMIRTSGKMWNADGKLQDTKAVIPDSSYASIYQATIDFCKEHGAFNPTTMGTVPNVGLMAQKAEEYGSHDKTFEIKKDGVVRVVDSEGQILLETPVKNGDIWRMCQTKDAPIRDWVKLAVNRAQATGSPAIFWLDKNRAHDAELIKKVNLYLKDSDISGLDIKIMSPEEATKYTLQRLVDGKETISVTGNVLRDYLTDLFPILEVGTSAKMLSIVPLMNGGGLFETGAGGSAPKHVEQFLEENHLRWDSLGEFLALAVSLEHLATVAQNSKAKVLAEALEDATDKFLDNERSPSRKVGELDNRGSHFYLAMYWAEALGIQLKDMELKDIFMPLYEKLKENESQIIKELNEIQGHTMDIGGYYRPDEDLVYSAMRPNSIFNDIIASI, via the coding sequence ATGTCTAATAAATCTACAATAGTCTATACTAAGACCGATGAAGCTCCAGCATTGGCAACGCATTCTTTTTTACCTATAGTTAAAGCATTCACTAAATCGTCCGGGATTGATATCGTTACCAAGGATATTTCATTGGCCGGTCGTATTTTGGCGGTTTTTCCAGATTATCTAAAGGATGATCAGAAGGTACCTAACGCTCTAGAAGAGCTTGGCAATTTGGCGTTACAGCCAGAAGCAAACATTATAAAATTGCCAAATATTAGCGCTTCTATGCCTCAACTTAGTGAAGCAATAAAAGAATTGCAATCAAAAGGTTTTGCTATTCCTGACTATCCCGAGCAAGCCAAGACCGAAGTCGAAAAGGAAATCAAAAACAGGTATGATAAAGTTAAAGGAAGTGCAGTAAATCCGGTTATACGAGAAGGAAACTCAGATAGACGTGCTCCTAAAGCTGTGAAAAATTACGCAAAAAAGCATCCTCATTCAATGGGAGCTTGGTCGGCTGATAGCAAAACCCATGTGTCTACTATGGAGCACGGAGATTTTGCACATAATGAAAAATCAGTAACGCTAGATCATGAAACCTCCATAAAAATTCTTTTATGTTTTGACGAAGCTGAGCAAATAGTGTTAAAGCCAATTTTTCCGATACTAAAAGATGAAATCATCGATGCTGCTGTCATGGAAAAAGAAGCATTGTTGAAGTTTTTAGACGAGCAGATTCAAGATGCAAAAGATAAAGACTTATTGCTTTCGTTGCATATGAAGGCAACGATGATGAAGGTTTCTGACCCGATTATCTTTGGGCACGCCGTTAAATTATATTTTAAAAATCTCTTTAAAAAATATCATGAAACATTCGCCAGAATTGGTGTCGATGTAAATAATGGCTTTGGAAATCTACTCTCTAATTTAAATGAGGTTTCAGACGAAGAGAGGAAAAATATTGAAGCCGATATTCTAAAAGCATTAGATCACGGGCCAGATTTGGCAATGGTAAATTCTGAAAAAGGCATTACCAACTTACATGTTCCTAGTGATGTGATTATTGACGCATCTATGCCGGCCATGATCAGAACTTCTGGAAAGATGTGGAATGCAGATGGTAAACTTCAAGATACTAAAGCGGTAATACCAGATAGTAGTTATGCGAGTATTTACCAAGCTACAATCGATTTTTGCAAGGAACACGGGGCTTTTAACCCAACTACCATGGGTACTGTACCCAATGTTGGCCTAATGGCTCAAAAAGCTGAAGAGTATGGATCTCACGATAAGACCTTCGAAATCAAAAAAGATGGTGTAGTAAGAGTGGTAGATTCCGAAGGACAAATTCTTTTAGAAACTCCAGTAAAAAACGGCGATATCTGGAGAATGTGCCAAACCAAGGATGCACCAATTAGAGATTGGGTAAAATTAGCGGTAAATCGCGCACAAGCTACTGGTTCTCCTGCAATTTTCTGGTTAGATAAAAACAGGGCACATGATGCGGAATTAATCAAAAAAGTAAATCTTTATTTAAAAGATTCAGACATTTCAGGTTTAGATATCAAAATTATGTCTCCTGAAGAAGCAACAAAATATACCTTACAAAGATTGGTTGACGGAAAAGAGACCATCTCTGTTACCGGGAATGTTTTAAGAGATTACCTAACCGATCTTTTTCCTATTTTAGAAGTTGGCACATCTGCAAAAATGCTGTCTATAGTTCCATTAATGAATGGAGGTGGCTTATTCGAAACCGGCGCAGGAGGTTCTGCACCGAAGCACGTAGAGCAATTTCTAGAAGAAAATCATTTAAGATGGGATTCATTGGGAGAATTTTTGGCATTGGCAGTTTCTTTGGAACATCTGGCCACAGTAGCCCAAAACTCCAAAGCAAAAGTGTTGGCTGAAGCTCTAGAGGACGCTACGGATAAATTTTTGGATAACGAAAGATCACCATCTAGAAAAGTTGGTGAGCTAGACAACCGAGGGAGCCATTTCTATCTTGCAATGTACTGGGCAGAAGCCTTGGGCATTCAACTTAAGGATATGGAATTAAAAGATATCTTTATGCCTTTATATGAAAAACTGAAGGAAAATGAGTCCCAAATCATTAAAGAATTAAATGAGATTCAAGGACACACTATGGACATTGGAGGTTACTATAGACCCGATGAAGATTTGGTTTATTCAGCGATGAGACCTAATTCTATTTTCAATGATATTATAGCTTCAATCTAG
- a CDS encoding 7TM diverse intracellular signalling, with the protein MENWFYHPHSSGLSIFLMGGWTFFAVYHILLYAKNRNSLYILYGLYLICIMGYQVTFLDNYYPFLKNKPFKFIASIPEFFAETSYLLYFVFALKFLRSSEEFPKWYYHIKRALILLSVYCLVTVIINIVFYRWTYATMAYHFFVIYILVLSVITYIMFFRSRHPLRFYIIIGSICLTFFSVLSLIFVLVYYNVNNYPEWVSSYLYLGYILETALFALGLGHYQYNIYQERNQSQNKLIQQLKENESLRFKIQQKLEFDVAQLSQQAEKDKIENIKIRYQKELAELKVSALRSQMNPHFIFNSLNSIKRYIIDNEQENAVYYLNKFSKLIRKILSSSVEVNTILSEELDIAKLYVNIENIRLDNSIEFKVIVDQKIGIETFKVPSLILQPFLENAIWHGLSLKKGERKLSLEIKKLENDNVLISIIDNGIGRQRAQKIKDKKIHKRQSFGIAITKERLQNFSYNLKSPGSIEFIDLLDANKQSLGTRVDILIPYE; encoded by the coding sequence ATGGAGAATTGGTTCTATCATCCCCATTCAAGCGGATTATCGATTTTTTTAATGGGAGGATGGACCTTCTTTGCAGTATACCACATCCTCCTATACGCCAAAAATCGTAACAGTCTTTATATACTTTATGGCCTTTACTTAATCTGTATCATGGGTTACCAGGTTACTTTTTTGGATAATTATTATCCGTTTTTGAAGAATAAGCCATTCAAATTTATAGCTTCAATTCCTGAATTTTTTGCCGAAACTTCATACTTACTCTATTTTGTTTTTGCCTTAAAATTCTTAAGGTCCTCGGAAGAGTTTCCGAAATGGTACTACCATATTAAAAGAGCATTGATTTTGTTGTCTGTATACTGCTTAGTAACAGTTATAATAAATATTGTGTTTTATCGATGGACTTATGCAACAATGGCGTACCATTTTTTTGTTATTTATATTTTAGTTTTAAGTGTTATTACCTATATCATGTTCTTCAGGTCCCGGCATCCACTCCGATTTTATATCATAATCGGATCCATATGTCTTACATTTTTTTCTGTTCTCTCCTTGATTTTCGTTCTAGTGTATTATAACGTAAACAATTATCCAGAATGGGTTTCCAGTTATTTGTATCTTGGATATATTTTAGAAACCGCACTGTTTGCCCTTGGGCTTGGGCATTATCAATATAACATCTACCAAGAACGAAACCAATCGCAAAATAAACTTATACAGCAGTTAAAAGAAAACGAAAGTCTACGCTTTAAAATCCAACAAAAATTAGAATTTGATGTTGCGCAATTAAGCCAACAGGCCGAAAAGGATAAAATCGAAAACATAAAAATTCGGTATCAAAAGGAATTGGCGGAGCTTAAAGTTTCTGCATTGCGTAGTCAGATGAATCCACACTTTATATTTAACAGTCTTAATTCAATTAAGAGGTATATCATTGACAATGAACAGGAAAATGCTGTTTATTACCTAAATAAATTCTCAAAATTGATACGTAAAATTTTATCGTCATCAGTTGAAGTAAATACGATACTGTCGGAGGAATTAGACATCGCAAAGCTCTATGTGAATATTGAAAATATTAGGTTAGATAACAGTATAGAATTTAAGGTGATCGTAGACCAAAAAATCGGAATCGAAACATTCAAGGTGCCTTCTTTGATACTACAACCATTTTTAGAGAACGCAATATGGCATGGACTTTCGCTTAAGAAGGGAGAAAGAAAGTTATCATTGGAAATCAAGAAACTTGAGAATGACAATGTTTTGATATCCATAATTGACAATGGCATTGGTCGCCAAAGGGCACAAAAAATTAAGGATAAAAAGATACACAAACGTCAATCTTTTGGTATTGCAATAACGAAAGAAAGATTGCAGAATTTCTCTTATAATTTGAAAAGTCCTGGCTCAATAGAATTTATTGATCTACTCGATGCTAATAAACAAAGCTTGGGAACTCGAGTTGATATATTAATACCTTATGAGTAA